A single genomic interval of Chloracidobacterium validum harbors:
- a CDS encoding Eco57I restriction-modification methylase domain-containing protein codes for MTPRYSSSPAGPLAALLDLPVLNGALFAPSAFDTCRLTNRDLLAALRFLDSYQESDKGATRRVNYAALDVEELGSVYESLLDYHPNIPTTAGRLHFELKEGFERKGTGSYYTPPELVAELISSALAPVVAERLAQLPPTATPEEKAQALLALRVIDPACGSGHFLLAAARWLGRKLAGIRVGTDEPPPEAVRAAIREVVTHSIYGVDKNPLAVELCRVALWIESYCAGKPLTFLDHRIRCGNSLVGVFDLAALKQGVPDEAFSPGPDDTKSIAAELKKRNRQQRGGQRSFFAAFDAPAEVAQFSKAAQALNAVPDDTPQDIRRKMERYEALSAQTARDRLACDLWTAAFFQRFTPGAPPITTETVWDALEATSAHGQVVGQARALAEQLGFFHWPLAFPEVFAQGGFDVVLSNPPWERIKLQEKEFFKNEDATIANAKHKAERARLMAELEQRNLSLWRNYRQTLHIAEATSKFLRRGERFPLTGHGDVNTYSVFAELAWQLLASHGQAGIVVPTGIATDDTNKYFFGAIVKGQNLVSLFDFENREKLFTDPDSRTKFALLTLSRAAVEQATYAFFCTRADQLHENARCFTLSPDDLALLNPNTRTLPVFRTRADAELTKAIYRRVPVLVNETTNANPWGVKFQVMFHMSNDSHRFRSASELQAQGFHREGSRFVRGETVYLPLYEAKLIWQFDHRFATYDEAGKETRDLTIAEKSDPATQPLPRYWVEASEVNAKLSGWQRRWLLGFRDVTNATNERTAIFSLLPRVAVGHTNPLVLSETVEATDKLLVCLAAMNSLVFDFITRQKVGGTHLTFTVVKQLPVLPPNHYTPTDLRFIVPRTLELVYTAWDLAPFAADLWHDADEPLRAAIDQWRQTAPTHPDTPPPWLKESHPFPPFQWDADRRAVLRAELDAYYAHLYGLTRKQLRYILDPADLTKQELANILDPTEEVTDPLDPEGYARRVKQSDFPGETFRVLKDKEQRHFGEYRTRRLTLEAWAVVGERGERGEE; via the coding sequence ATGACACCCCGGTACAGCAGCTCGCCGGCCGGCCCCCTCGCCGCCCTGCTCGACCTGCCGGTGCTCAACGGCGCGTTGTTTGCGCCGTCCGCCTTTGACACCTGCCGGCTCACCAACCGCGACCTGCTTGCCGCGCTGCGGTTTCTAGACAGCTATCAGGAGTCGGACAAGGGCGCCACCCGGCGGGTCAACTACGCCGCCCTCGATGTCGAGGAACTCGGCTCGGTGTACGAAAGCCTGCTCGACTACCACCCGAACATCCCCACCACCGCGGGACGATTGCACTTTGAACTCAAGGAAGGGTTCGAGCGCAAGGGCACCGGGTCCTACTACACGCCACCGGAGCTGGTGGCGGAACTCATCAGCTCGGCGCTGGCGCCGGTCGTGGCGGAGCGACTGGCGCAGTTGCCGCCGACGGCCACGCCCGAAGAAAAAGCGCAGGCGCTGCTGGCGCTCCGGGTCATCGATCCGGCGTGCGGCTCGGGCCACTTCCTGCTGGCGGCGGCGCGCTGGCTCGGCAGAAAGCTGGCCGGCATCCGCGTCGGTACAGACGAACCGCCCCCCGAAGCCGTCCGGGCTGCAATCCGTGAGGTGGTGACGCACAGCATCTACGGCGTGGACAAAAACCCCCTGGCCGTCGAACTCTGCCGAGTGGCGCTGTGGATCGAGTCTTACTGCGCCGGCAAGCCGCTCACCTTCCTGGATCACCGCATCCGGTGCGGCAACTCGCTCGTGGGCGTCTTTGACCTTGCCGCGCTGAAACAGGGCGTCCCAGACGAGGCCTTCAGCCCAGGCCCAGACGACACCAAATCCATCGCCGCCGAGCTGAAAAAACGCAACCGGCAGCAACGCGGCGGACAGCGCAGCTTCTTTGCCGCTTTCGATGCGCCGGCCGAAGTGGCGCAGTTCTCCAAAGCAGCCCAGGCGCTGAACGCCGTTCCCGACGACACGCCGCAAGACATCCGCCGGAAGATGGAGCGCTACGAGGCCTTATCGGCACAGACCGCGCGCGACCGGCTGGCGTGCGACCTGTGGACGGCGGCGTTTTTTCAGCGCTTCACGCCGGGCGCGCCGCCGATCACCACGGAGACCGTGTGGGACGCGCTCGAGGCCACTTCGGCACACGGGCAAGTCGTCGGGCAGGCCCGGGCGCTGGCCGAACAACTCGGCTTCTTCCATTGGCCGCTGGCGTTCCCGGAAGTGTTCGCGCAGGGCGGCTTTGATGTTGTCCTCAGCAACCCGCCATGGGAACGAATCAAGCTCCAGGAAAAGGAATTTTTTAAGAACGAAGACGCCACCATCGCCAACGCCAAGCATAAAGCCGAGCGGGCGCGTTTGATGGCTGAACTTGAGCAACGCAACCTGAGCCTGTGGCGCAACTATCGCCAAACCCTTCACATTGCCGAAGCAACCAGCAAGTTCTTGCGTCGTGGCGAGCGTTTCCCGCTGACCGGTCACGGCGACGTCAACACCTACTCGGTGTTTGCCGAGCTGGCGTGGCAGCTTCTAGCCTCCCACGGACAGGCCGGCATCGTCGTCCCCACCGGCATCGCCACCGACGACACAAACAAGTACTTCTTCGGTGCAATCGTGAAAGGTCAAAACTTGGTGAGCCTGTTTGACTTTGAAAACCGCGAAAAACTGTTCACAGACCCTGACAGCCGCACGAAATTTGCTCTCCTGACTTTGAGCCGGGCAGCGGTGGAGCAGGCGACGTATGCCTTCTTCTGCACCCGCGCCGACCAACTCCACGAGAATGCGCGGTGCTTCACGCTCTCGCCAGACGACCTCGCGCTGCTCAATCCCAATACGCGCACCCTGCCGGTGTTCCGCACGCGCGCCGATGCTGAACTGACCAAGGCCATTTACCGGCGTGTGCCGGTACTCGTGAATGAAACGACGAACGCCAACCCGTGGGGCGTGAAGTTTCAGGTTATGTTTCACATGTCCAACGACAGTCACCGCTTCCGCTCGGCAAGTGAACTCCAGGCGCAAGGGTTCCACCGGGAAGGCAGCCGCTTCGTTCGGGGCGAGACGGTCTATCTGCCGCTTTATGAAGCCAAGCTTATCTGGCAGTTTGACCATCGCTTCGCCACCTATGATGAAGCCGGCAAGGAGACCCGCGACCTGACCATCGCGGAAAAAAGCGACCCGGCCACGCAACCGCTGCCGCGCTACTGGGTGGAGGCATCCGAAGTCAACGCGAAACTTTCCGGCTGGCAACGCCGGTGGCTCCTTGGCTTCCGTGATGTCACGAACGCGACGAATGAACGAACCGCGATTTTTAGCCTGCTGCCGCGTGTGGCGGTAGGGCATACCAATCCGCTCGTTCTTTCTGAAACCGTTGAAGCCACGGATAAGCTCCTCGTCTGCCTGGCAGCGATGAACAGCCTAGTTTTTGACTTTATCACCCGCCAAAAAGTAGGTGGAACACATCTGACCTTTACCGTTGTCAAGCAACTCCCCGTCCTGCCGCCCAACCACTACACCCCGACCGACTTGCGCTTCATCGTGCCGCGCACGCTGGAGCTGGTCTATACCGCCTGGGACCTGGCGCCCTTTGCCGCCGACCTCTGGCACGACGCCGACGAACCACTCCGCGCCGCCATTGACCAGTGGCGGCAGACCGCGCCCACCCACCCGGACACACCACCCCCTTGGCTCAAGGAAAGCCATCCCTTCCCGCCGTTCCAATGGGATGCCGACCGCCGGGCAGTCTTGCGCGCCGAACTCGACGCCTACTATGCCCACCTCTACGGCCTCACCCGCAAGCAGTTGCGCTACATTCTCGACCCGGCCGACCTGACCAAACAGGAACTGGCCAACATCCTCGACCCCACCGAAGAGGTCACCGACCCGCTCGACCCCGAAGGCTATGCGCGGCGCGTGAAGCAGTCGGACTTCCCCGGCGAGACCTTCCGCGTCCTCAAGGACAAAGAGCAGCGCCACTTCGGCGAGTACCGCACCCGCCGCCTCACGCTCGAAGCCTGGGCTGTGGTTGGGGAGAGAGGAGAGAGGGGTGAGGAGTGA
- a CDS encoding DEAD/DEAH box helicase, which yields MTNTPTIFDLHQHVLADYRDFVQSFIQIADERARDFIEQALRREERLWPEPLLQLSPAYRRAANVDDLAAQGLLCAETAAIFRRPDGRPFELYQHQVESVQKAARGESFVVTSGTGSGKSFCYFLPILDAIAREPNLQRPLALIIYPMNALANSQLAALNTLAENYHRRTGRAFPARFARYTGETPEEERRRLRADPPHILLTNYMMAELMMVRPDDRALLRPGASKLFLVFDELHTYRGRQGADVALLVRRLKARLNRSPVLHIGTSATMVAEPTATPDERRAAVADFASRFFGHAIGPGQVIEETLETNTKGGPPTPDETRTAFDTPLPDELPAFRRHPLARWMEYALGVAVEPDGKLRRRVPRALSEAAAELARLTGHEPDLCQKTLREVLLHGLRLAPPPQAPVFAFKLHQFISQGRAVYATLEPPDQRRFAFEHQSPAEDGPVWAPLRFCRVCGQDYYQVMRDGEHIQPWLPEGEAATEDVQTGYLTPATDELPELDELLPVAWRDRAGRLTNLWRERAPRRVWVWANGAVAAEPSPEATPMWWQGDGFWLCLRCGEHYTARESDYAKLAALTTEGRSSATTVLATSVLRHARRTRALEPKLLTFTDNRQDASLQAGHFNDFAQVATLRAALYRVLQAKPELRYDTIAADVVRYMALPLAQIAQQPDLDPESQAAAQVWRAFEKLTEYRLYEDLRRGWRVVQPNLEDVGLLRIDYAGLDEVAERDALFAALPSLAALPPEKRAAVLRTVLNDFRRRLAIATPVLCEDEQKQLQRQSKQMLNDFWGLDQDSTLLRQAGVLIRPGSDKRFPRNTAGKLTARSSLGRQLQRRFGLTGDQVEALLDGLLDLLTRQGFLTELARFHDHRQFQLAAGSLVWRLGDGSAPPPDALWGKYAGGYAPPVNAFFQRFYQAAGQELAHLEAREHTAQVVTGGERERRERRFRGTEAPPLPYLVCSPTMELGIDIADLDAVHLRNVPPTPANYAQRSGRAGRQGQPGLIVAYCGAYSPHDQYFFHHRAEMVAGSVRAPRLDLTNEALIRAHVQAEWLAQVGLPLRQSVAEVLDTDRPDTLPLRETVAPQLRLGERELGALRARLDQIVAYDRAELDRAGWFSPQWVAHVTEEAPQTFDRAFDRWRELYRSATEQLQQAQRLMWQASHEAQDKARRQQDEAIRQRNLLLQQGVAREEADFYPYRYLASEGFLPGYNFPALPVRAWVPRRGGGEFIARPRFLAIREFGPQNVIYHEGAKWEVCRLQAPPGGLAHRQMKRKICRCCTAFANVEDDLCAVCGSGLNATTSEIVALLEMPNVVARRRERITCNEEERIRQGYHLRLAYRFAPGGSGRRVVLAEVPPRLALQYAPAATVLLINHGWRARRSEGFLVNLETGALVSEDELEQMTDARERQAVARVKLCVQDTQNLLRLTFLEPTWRDDPVLETSLMYALERAIEATYQLEDAELVATTVGEAEGRGLVLYEAAEGGAGVLRRLVEEPTALADVARQALEMLHFDPATGADRAPDGHLACYECLLSFSNQLDAHLLNRHRVKDALRELAAGRVELRHGQRSREEHYAWLRARTDDRSELERRLLDALSEGGYRLPDDAQRRIVAVNCVADFFYEPNVCLFCDGAVHAAPEQTARDERVRTELRQHGYRVIAIRHDQPLGEQLARYGEVFGGQERGN from the coding sequence ATGACGAATACACCGACGATCTTTGACCTGCACCAACACGTCCTCGCCGACTACCGCGACTTCGTCCAGTCCTTCATCCAGATTGCCGATGAGCGGGCGCGCGACTTCATCGAGCAGGCGCTCCGGCGCGAGGAACGCCTCTGGCCCGAGCCGCTCCTGCAACTGTCGCCCGCCTACCGGCGCGCCGCCAACGTGGATGACCTCGCGGCCCAGGGACTGCTGTGCGCCGAAACGGCCGCCATCTTCCGCCGACCCGACGGCCGCCCCTTCGAGCTTTACCAGCACCAAGTCGAGTCCGTCCAGAAAGCGGCCCGTGGCGAAAGCTTCGTCGTCACGTCGGGCACCGGTTCGGGCAAGAGCTTCTGCTACTTCCTCCCCATCCTCGACGCCATCGCGCGGGAGCCAAACCTTCAGCGCCCCCTGGCGCTGATCATCTACCCGATGAACGCGCTGGCCAACTCGCAGCTCGCAGCCCTGAACACCCTGGCCGAGAACTACCACCGGCGGACGGGACGCGCCTTCCCGGCACGCTTTGCCCGCTACACCGGCGAAACCCCGGAGGAAGAACGCCGGCGGCTCCGCGCCGACCCGCCCCACATCCTGCTGACCAACTACATGATGGCCGAGCTGATGATGGTTCGCCCGGATGACCGCGCGCTGTTGCGCCCCGGCGCGTCCAAACTGTTTCTGGTCTTCGATGAGCTGCACACCTACCGCGGCCGCCAGGGGGCCGATGTCGCCCTGCTGGTGCGCCGACTCAAGGCCCGCCTGAACCGTTCGCCAGTCCTGCACATCGGCACGAGCGCCACCATGGTGGCCGAGCCGACGGCAACCCCGGACGAGCGCCGCGCCGCCGTGGCCGATTTCGCCTCCCGCTTCTTCGGACACGCCATCGGCCCCGGTCAGGTCATCGAGGAAACCCTCGAAACGAACACCAAAGGCGGCCCGCCCACGCCGGACGAGACCCGAACGGCCTTCGATACGCCACTGCCGGACGAGCTGCCAGCCTTTCGGCGGCATCCCCTTGCGCGGTGGATGGAATACGCGCTGGGCGTCGCGGTCGAGCCGGACGGCAAGTTGCGCCGGCGGGTGCCACGCGCCTTGTCGGAAGCCGCCGCCGAACTCGCACGCCTGACCGGGCACGAGCCAGACCTCTGCCAGAAGACGTTGCGCGAAGTCCTGCTCCACGGCCTGCGCCTGGCGCCGCCACCCCAGGCGCCGGTGTTTGCCTTCAAGCTGCACCAGTTCATCAGCCAGGGGCGAGCCGTCTATGCCACGCTCGAACCACCCGACCAGCGGCGGTTTGCGTTTGAACACCAGTCGCCGGCGGAAGACGGCCCCGTATGGGCCCCGCTGCGCTTCTGTCGCGTCTGTGGGCAGGATTATTACCAGGTGATGCGGGACGGAGAGCACATTCAACCCTGGCTGCCGGAGGGCGAGGCCGCGACCGAGGATGTCCAGACCGGCTATCTCACCCCGGCGACAGACGAACTGCCCGAACTGGATGAGCTGCTGCCAGTGGCGTGGCGCGACCGCGCGGGACGGCTCACCAACCTCTGGCGGGAGCGCGCACCGCGCCGGGTGTGGGTGTGGGCAAACGGCGCCGTCGCCGCCGAACCAAGCCCGGAGGCAACCCCGATGTGGTGGCAAGGCGATGGCTTCTGGCTGTGCCTGCGCTGTGGCGAGCACTACACGGCGCGCGAGAGTGACTACGCCAAGCTGGCCGCCCTGACGACCGAAGGGCGGTCATCCGCCACAACCGTCCTGGCGACGTCCGTGTTGCGGCATGCCCGCCGGACCAGGGCGCTCGAACCCAAACTCCTCACCTTCACCGACAACCGGCAGGATGCCTCCCTGCAGGCCGGCCATTTCAACGACTTCGCGCAGGTGGCCACGCTCCGGGCCGCGCTCTACCGGGTCCTGCAAGCCAAGCCTGAACTCCGCTACGACACCATCGCGGCGGACGTCGTCCGGTACATGGCGTTGCCGCTGGCCCAGATCGCGCAGCAACCCGACCTGGACCCCGAGAGCCAGGCCGCCGCCCAAGTCTGGCGGGCCTTTGAAAAGCTGACCGAATATCGCCTCTACGAAGACCTCCGCCGGGGCTGGCGGGTCGTTCAGCCCAACCTGGAGGACGTCGGCCTGCTGCGCATTGACTATGCCGGGTTGGATGAGGTTGCCGAACGGGACGCGCTGTTTGCCGCCCTGCCCAGCTTGGCGGCGCTCCCGCCAGAGAAGCGCGCGGCGGTGCTGCGAACCGTCCTCAACGACTTTCGCCGACGGCTCGCCATTGCCACGCCGGTGCTCTGCGAAGACGAACAAAAGCAGTTGCAACGCCAGTCAAAGCAGATGCTCAATGACTTCTGGGGACTCGACCAGGACAGCACGCTCCTGCGCCAAGCCGGCGTCCTGATCCGCCCCGGCAGCGATAAACGCTTCCCCCGCAACACGGCCGGGAAACTCACGGCCCGGTCATCCCTGGGGCGGCAGCTCCAGCGGCGGTTTGGGTTGACGGGCGACCAAGTCGAAGCTTTGCTGGACGGCTTGCTCGACCTCCTGACCCGCCAGGGCTTTCTGACCGAACTGGCGCGGTTTCACGATCATCGGCAGTTCCAACTGGCGGCCGGCAGTCTCGTCTGGCGCCTGGGCGATGGCAGCGCACCGCCGCCCGACGCGCTCTGGGGGAAGTACGCCGGCGGCTACGCGCCCCCGGTCAACGCTTTCTTTCAGCGCTTCTACCAGGCGGCGGGCCAGGAGCTGGCCCATCTGGAAGCGCGCGAGCACACGGCCCAAGTCGTGACCGGCGGCGAACGCGAGCGCCGGGAACGTCGCTTCCGCGGCACCGAAGCCCCACCACTGCCCTACCTGGTCTGCTCACCCACAATGGAACTTGGCATTGACATTGCCGACCTCGACGCCGTGCACCTGCGCAACGTGCCGCCGACGCCGGCCAACTATGCCCAGCGCAGCGGGCGGGCCGGGCGGCAGGGGCAACCGGGCTTGATCGTGGCCTACTGCGGGGCCTACAGCCCGCACGACCAGTACTTTTTCCACCACCGGGCGGAGATGGTGGCCGGCAGCGTCCGGGCGCCCCGCCTGGATTTGACGAACGAAGCGCTCATCCGCGCCCACGTCCAGGCCGAATGGCTGGCCCAGGTAGGGCTACCGCTCCGCCAGTCGGTCGCCGAGGTTCTGGATACCGACCGGCCCGATACGCTCCCGCTGCGTGAAACCGTCGCACCGCAGCTCCGACTCGGCGAGCGGGAGCTGGGCGCGCTTCGGGCGCGGCTCGACCAGATCGTGGCCTACGACCGCGCCGAACTCGACCGCGCCGGGTGGTTCAGTCCGCAGTGGGTGGCACACGTGACGGAGGAAGCGCCCCAGACCTTCGACCGCGCCTTTGACCGCTGGCGGGAGCTGTACCGGTCGGCGACCGAGCAGCTTCAGCAAGCGCAGCGGCTGATGTGGCAGGCGAGCCACGAGGCGCAGGACAAAGCCAGGCGGCAGCAGGATGAGGCCATCCGCCAGCGCAACCTGTTGCTCCAGCAGGGTGTGGCGCGGGAAGAAGCCGACTTCTACCCCTACCGCTACCTGGCCAGCGAAGGGTTCCTGCCGGGCTACAACTTCCCGGCGCTGCCGGTGCGGGCCTGGGTGCCGCGGCGCGGCGGCGGCGAGTTCATTGCCCGCCCGCGCTTTCTGGCCATCCGCGAGTTTGGCCCGCAGAACGTCATCTACCACGAAGGGGCCAAGTGGGAGGTCTGCCGCCTGCAAGCGCCACCGGGTGGACTGGCACACCGGCAGATGAAAAGGAAAATCTGCCGGTGCTGCACGGCCTTTGCCAACGTTGAGGATGACCTGTGCGCGGTGTGCGGGAGCGGCTTGAACGCCACCACGAGCGAGATTGTCGCGCTGCTGGAGATGCCCAACGTGGTCGCGCGCCGCCGCGAACGCATCACCTGCAACGAAGAAGAGCGCATCCGCCAGGGCTATCACCTGCGCCTGGCCTACCGCTTTGCCCCAGGCGGCAGTGGGCGGCGGGTCGTCCTGGCTGAAGTACCACCGCGGCTGGCGCTCCAGTATGCCCCGGCGGCCACCGTCTTGCTCATCAACCACGGCTGGCGCGCGCGCCGGAGCGAAGGCTTCCTGGTCAATCTCGAAACGGGCGCGCTGGTTTCCGAGGACGAGCTTGAGCAGATGACGGACGCGCGCGAGCGCCAGGCCGTCGCGCGGGTCAAGCTGTGCGTCCAGGACACGCAGAATCTCCTCCGCCTGACGTTCCTTGAGCCGACTTGGCGCGACGACCCGGTGTTGGAGACCAGCCTGATGTACGCGCTGGAGCGGGCCATCGAGGCGACCTACCAGTTGGAAGACGCCGAGCTGGTGGCGACGACCGTTGGCGAAGCCGAGGGGCGGGGACTGGTGTTGTACGAGGCGGCGGAAGGCGGGGCCGGCGTGTTGCGCCGCCTGGTTGAAGAGCCAACGGCCCTGGCGGACGTGGCCCGCCAGGCGCTGGAGATGCTGCACTTCGACCCCGCGACCGGCGCAGACCGCGCCCCGGATGGACACCTGGCCTGCTACGAGTGCCTGTTGAGCTTTTCCAACCAGTTGGACGCGCACTTGCTCAACCGCCACCGCGTCAAGGACGCGCTGCGGGAGCTGGCGGCTGGCCGGGTCGAGCTGCGGCACGGTCAACGGTCACGTGAGGAGCATTATGCGTGGCTGCGGGCACGAACGGACGACCGTTCCGAGCTGGAGCGGCGGTTGCTGGATGCCCTCTCCGAGGGCGGATACCGCCTCCCGGACGACGCGCAACGGCGCATCGTGGCGGTAAACTGTGTCGCCGACTTCTTCTACGAGCCGAACGTCTGCCTGTTTTGCGATGGCGCGGTTCACGCCGCGCCGGAGCAGACGGCCCGCGACGAAAGAGTACGTACGGAACTCAGGCAGCACGGCTATCGGGTCATTGCCATTCGCCATGACCAACCCCTTGGCGAACAACTGGCGCGCTATGGCGAGGTGTTTGGGGGACAGGAACGTGGGAACTAA
- a CDS encoding HEAT repeat domain-containing protein, whose amino-acid sequence MWHIRFGTRWMAMLGLLWLGLVVAGAWSPVPWVRAQDGRRSLTELQDREARRRAIEELGRSGDERQMAPLIDALRNDRDFMVRSAAAEALGSLKSELGLAALAAALDDSSADVRTAAALALARLGRPQAIPALRARLRDQEPTVRSAVAQALGKLGDAPSLPNLVGLLADAEAEVRASAAEALGALGRAEATEPLIRALGDGNLYVRSRAATALGAIGDPRAVAPVIELLRDPERTVRASAAEALGRFRDRQAVLPLLDALRDREAVVRQNAAFALGKVGDDTAADGLTDALRDEDPRVRARAVDALGALAAPRTLDAVTDGLRDSDPLVRTLTVQALGNFKDDRAIDVLAQTLAADDALLRRRAIESLAKVGDARVLPAVQAALSDPNPAVRASAVAALPRIGGNQALPALLAAFQSDEAAMRSAAAFALARLGSEEAFAGVVETIGRWSVEDALARRQTLIGFFNAVEGSESKLEARLRMPQGRLRRGALLALVAISPSPKAGDYLGALLADADPDVRRAALEGLARTDSARLAQAALQRLPAEPDPTIRADWLARLATLRDVPPELAAVLRQTAQSDADPDVRQAAVAALTRLRLPQVILPSPAATPPLLATLPPPRLPDLKFRMTSPAPPDDVARREMPRTRTNEAARALPSPVPERRLPQPTVERLPSTATEIPPTSPAPTPTPPVAATGAPPARPPRPTPAPRTTPTGTATASAAGRPTRSLPRRTSPAAQAASDWVSLESLRPAGTASLGDLMAGKEALAIRHLEQLAAAQMAFRMASGGSFATLAQLREQGGLEDWTGTQDYRFTLYVTEATPSGPADFFVVATPTVPGLTGRYTFYVDASGVIRRGDNWTGWLPMVQTWLPISVPPERQAALPGTEARPAGSPSTTRH is encoded by the coding sequence ATGTGGCACATCAGATTTGGGACGCGATGGATGGCGATGCTTGGCCTCCTCTGGCTTGGGCTGGTCGTGGCTGGCGCTTGGTCGCCTGTGCCTTGGGTCAGGGCGCAGGACGGGCGGCGCAGCCTGACCGAGCTGCAAGACCGGGAAGCCCGCCGCCGCGCCATCGAAGAACTCGGACGCTCCGGCGACGAACGGCAGATGGCCCCCCTGATTGACGCGCTGCGCAACGACCGGGACTTCATGGTGCGGAGCGCAGCCGCCGAAGCCCTGGGAAGCCTCAAAAGCGAACTCGGCCTGGCCGCCCTTGCAGCGGCCCTGGATGATTCGAGCGCCGACGTGCGCACCGCGGCCGCGCTGGCCCTGGCCCGGCTTGGTCGCCCGCAGGCCATTCCGGCGCTGCGCGCCCGGCTTCGAGACCAGGAGCCGACGGTCCGCAGCGCCGTCGCCCAGGCCCTGGGCAAGCTCGGCGACGCGCCGTCGCTGCCCAACTTGGTCGGACTGCTCGCCGATGCCGAAGCCGAAGTCCGCGCCAGCGCGGCCGAGGCGCTTGGCGCGCTTGGTCGCGCCGAGGCGACCGAACCGCTCATCCGCGCCCTGGGTGATGGGAACCTCTACGTTCGGAGTCGCGCCGCGACGGCCCTTGGCGCCATCGGCGATCCGCGCGCGGTCGCCCCGGTCATCGAGCTGCTCCGCGATCCGGAGCGAACCGTCCGCGCCAGCGCGGCGGAAGCCCTCGGACGCTTTCGTGATCGTCAGGCCGTCCTTCCCCTGCTCGATGCCCTGCGTGACCGGGAAGCCGTCGTCCGCCAGAATGCGGCCTTCGCCTTGGGCAAAGTCGGCGACGACACGGCGGCCGACGGGCTGACCGATGCCCTCCGCGATGAAGACCCGCGCGTTCGCGCCCGCGCCGTGGATGCCCTTGGGGCGCTGGCGGCGCCGCGGACGCTCGATGCCGTCACCGATGGGCTGCGGGACAGCGATCCCCTGGTACGGACGCTCACCGTGCAGGCGCTGGGCAACTTCAAGGATGACCGCGCCATAGATGTGTTGGCGCAAACGCTGGCGGCAGATGACGCGCTCTTGCGCCGGCGCGCGATTGAGTCGCTGGCCAAGGTGGGCGACGCCCGCGTGCTGCCGGCCGTCCAGGCGGCGCTATCCGACCCCAACCCGGCGGTTCGCGCCAGCGCCGTTGCCGCCCTGCCGCGCATCGGTGGGAACCAGGCCCTGCCGGCCCTGCTGGCAGCGTTTCAATCCGATGAGGCGGCCATGCGGAGCGCGGCCGCCTTTGCCCTGGCGCGGCTCGGCTCGGAAGAAGCGTTTGCCGGTGTCGTCGAAACCATCGGGCGCTGGTCGGTCGAGGACGCACTGGCGCGGCGCCAAACGCTGATCGGATTTTTCAACGCCGTGGAAGGCAGCGAGTCGAAACTCGAGGCCCGGCTGCGGATGCCACAGGGCCGCTTGCGGCGGGGTGCGCTCCTGGCCCTGGTCGCCATCTCGCCCTCGCCCAAGGCAGGTGATTACCTTGGCGCGTTGCTTGCCGACGCCGACCCGGACGTGCGGCGGGCCGCCCTCGAAGGCCTGGCGCGAACCGATTCAGCCCGGTTGGCCCAGGCCGCGCTCCAGCGACTTCCCGCCGAACCAGACCCGACCATCCGCGCCGACTGGCTGGCCCGGTTGGCCACGCTGCGCGACGTTCCACCCGAACTGGCCGCCGTCCTGCGCCAGACGGCCCAGAGCGACGCCGACCCGGACGTTCGGCAGGCAGCCGTGGCTGCCCTGACCCGGCTGCGGCTGCCGCAGGTCATTCTGCCCAGTCCGGCGGCAACCCCGCCCTTGCTGGCCACGCTTCCGCCTCCCCGCCTGCCCGATCTCAAATTTCGGATGACGTCTCCCGCCCCGCCGGACGATGTGGCGCGGCGGGAGATGCCACGCACCCGGACGAACGAAGCCGCGCGCGCCCTGCCAAGCCCCGTGCCGGAACGCCGATTGCCGCAACCGACTGTCGAACGCCTCCCCAGCACGGCCACCGAGATACCGCCCACGTCGCCAGCACCAACCCCGACACCACCGGTAGCGGCCACCGGCGCGCCCCCGGCCCGACCACCACGCCCGACGCCGGCGCCACGTACCACCCCGACCGGAACAGCCACCGCAAGCGCCGCCGGTCGTCCCACCCGCAGCTTGCCACGGCGAACCTCGCCCGCCGCCCAGGCCGCATCGGACTGGGTTTCACTGGAAAGTCTGCGACCGGCCGGCACGGCCAGTCTGGGCGACTTGATGGCCGGCAAGGAAGCCCTGGCCATCCGTCATCTGGAGCAGCTCGCGGCGGCTCAGATGGCGTTTCGGATGGCTTCGGGCGGGAGTTTTGCCACGCTGGCCCAACTCCGGGAGCAAGGCGGATTGGAAGACTGGACGGGCACCCAGGATTACCGATTCACCCTCTACGTTACGGAAGCCACGCCGTCCGGCCCGGCTGACTTTTTTGTGGTCGCGACGCCAACCGTTCCAGGGCTGACCGGGCGATATACCTTCTATGTGGACGCTTCCGGCGTCATCCGCCGTGGCGACAACTGGACGGGCTGGCTGCCGATGGTTCAAACCTGGTTGCCCATCAGCGTCCCGCCGGAGCGCCAGGCCGCCCTGCCGGGGACGGAAGCCCGCCCTGCCGGCTCCCCATCCACCACCCGGCACTGA